A region from the Lolium perenne isolate Kyuss_39 chromosome 4, Kyuss_2.0, whole genome shotgun sequence genome encodes:
- the LOC127295211 gene encoding pentatricopeptide repeat-containing protein At5g39350, with translation MRAATYGYQALKEALAAAISAAGDVRRPHALAVVSGLAGNGYVASLLVSRYFRLGATDAARKAFDAVPGAALFPGPASVVRPKPLLYNAMLRGYLAHGLPQLAIELFQGMACPPDHHTYHLAVTACARASEFELGRRIGNEAAARGFASDLLVGTALVVMHSEAGDTEAARMVFDGMRHRDDAVWTALIAGYARAGQLDQALRLFQKMRSADGVTPTESTLVSLVSGFASSGSWKARNMMHTLVIRSGFHLSIFVCNALLEMYAEFGCLSEAVMLFRQMEVKDSITWSTMIGGLVRNGRPDSAIKVFRWMVANSTVLPTRSILLNAIVACTELGDLEEGKWIEQSYVLANSSEFNRDPSLVTALIYMYAKCGQLDCSVGLLHGVEQVRDDVVAWNALVKGCAVFGQVQKAIGFTVEMQRLGIHPDAVTFLEILPMISSIPALKKGMEAHGQIILRGFQNKRTIANSLISMYGGCGSLRHSLDAFSGIVDKDVISWTTMIQVYAWNGHAAEAVKLFELMKKTEVKPNRYTFLTGLSACRNTGLVEEGMDLLKCMEEQYGLEPDVEHISCVVDMLCRTGRLTHAYDLIKNTISEHVDNTVLWGILLSASRSYGNLVIGEAVARHLLSLDPENRANYKMLADIYVSLGRRDSADDILRLSLSRGLNSIPGCSWTEGG, from the coding sequence ATGCGCGCCGCGACCTACGGGTACCAAGCGCTCAAAGAGGCCCTCGCCGCAGCCATCTCCGCCGCCGGCGACGTACGCCGCCCCCACGCGCTCGCGGTCGTATCGGGCCTCGCCGGAAACGGATACGTCGCCTCCCTCCTCGTATCCCGCTACTTCCGCCTCGGCGCCACCGATGCCGCGCGCAAGGCGTTCGACGCCGTGCCCGGTGCAGCATTGTTCCCCGGGCCGGCCTCCGTCGTGCGGCCCAAACCCCTCCTCTACAACGCCATGCTCCGCGGGTACCTCGCGCACGGACTCCCGCAGCTGGCGATCGAGCTCTTTCAAGGGATGGCGTGCCCGCCTGACCACCATACATACCACCTTGCCGTTACCGCGTGCGCGCGGGCGTCGGAGTTTGAGCTCGGTCGGCGTATCGGGAACGAAGCGGCCGCGAGAGGGTTTGCGTCTGACCTCCTGGTTGGGACGGCGCTGGTCGTGATGCATTCTGAAGCGGGTGATACAGAGGCTGCTCGcatggtgtttgatggaatgcggcACCGAGATGATGCGGTGTGGACTGCCTTGATTGCTGGATATGCGCGCGCGGGTCAGTTGGACCAGGCTCTGAGGTTATTTCAAAAGATGAGGTCGGCGGATGGAGTGACCCCCACTGAGTCGACACTGGTGAGCTTGGTTTCTGGGTTTGCAAGTTCTGGTTCTTGGAAGGCTCGTAATATGATGCACACTCTTGTAATTAGGTCTGGTTTCCACCTGAGCATCTTTGTTTGCAATGCTCTCCTGGAGATGTATGCTGAGTTTGGCTGTTTGAGCGAGGCTGTGATGTTGTTTCGCCAGATGGAGGTGAAGGATTCCATCACTTGGAGTACCATGATTGGCGGGCTTGTTCGGAATGGACGGCCAGATTCTGCTATTAAGGTTTTCCGTTGGATGGTGGCGAATTCGACCGTGTTGCCCACCAGGTCAATCTTGCTTAATGCCATTGTGGCATGCACTGAGCTGGGTGACCTGGAAGAAGGAAAATGGATCGAGCAAAGCTATGTGCTGGCTAATTCTAGTGAATTCAATAGGGACCCTTCATTGGTAACTGCACTGATATATATGTATGCAAAGTGTGGACAGTTAGATTGCTCAGTCGGTCTTCTACACGGAGTCGAACAAGTTAGAGATGATGTAGTTGCATGGAATGCTCTGGTCAAAGGGTGTGCAGTTTTTGGACAAGTGCAAAAGGCAATTGGATTTACAGTGGAAATGCAGAGGCTAGGCATTCACCCAGATGCTGTCACGTTCTTGGAGATCCTACCTATGATCTCTTCGATTCCCGCACTGAAAAAGGGGATGGAAGCACATGGTCAGATTATTTTAAGAGGTTTCCAGAATAAAAGGACAATTGCTAATTCACTTATTAGCATGTATGGTGGATGTGGGAGTCTCAGACATTCACTTGATGCCTTTAGTGGGATTGTGGACAAGGATGTAATCTCTTGGACTACTATGATTCAGGTCTATGCCTGGAATGGACATGCTGCTGAAGCTGTCAAGCTTTTCGAGCTGATGAAGAAAACAGAAGTGAAACCAAACCGCTACACTTTTCTTACTGGGTTGTCTGCATGTAGAAACACAGGTCTTGTTGAAGAGGGAATGGACTTGCTCAAGTGCATGGAAGAACAATATGGTCTTGAGCCGGATGTTGAGCATATATCATGTGTTGTTGATATGCTCTGTCGTACTGGACGCTTGACTCATGCATATGACCTGATTAAAAATACTATTTCTGAACATGTTGACAATACAGTATTGTGGGGGATATTACTAAGTGCTTCCCGTTCCTATGGGAATTTGGTAATTGGAGAAGCAGTGGCCAGACATCTATTGTCTCTTGATCCAGAAAATCGAGCCAACTATAAAATGCTTGCTGATATTTATGTCTCGCTTGGGAGGAGGGATAGTGCTGATGATATCCTTAGGCTATCATTGTCAAGAGGACTGAACTCGATACCAGGCTGCAGCTGGACCGAAGGTGGCTAA
- the LOC127295212 gene encoding beta-carotene isomerase D27, chloroplastic — protein sequence MEATALVLLPQGGLTVGAPPCARERGVSCVMKKSYARRIKRCSTVRSVMVRPQEVTLAPIPAPPAPVRETVAGTTATTVYHDTWFDNLAIGYLSRQLQAASGLKNAKPGYEGLIEAAVAISRVFRLETQGGIVAKALEQAMPSYIVTMIKVMMPPSKFSREYFAAFTTIFFPWLVGPCEVKESEVNGTREKNVVFIPKCRFLESTNCVGMCTNLCKIPSQKFMQESLGVSVYMSPNFEDMSCEMIFGQQPPEDDPALKQPCFRTKCIAKQTYGVNC from the exons ATGGAGGCCACCGCGCTTGTGCTCCTTCCTCAAGGTGGGCTCACGGTGGGAGCACCTCCCTGCGCGCGTGAAAGAGGCGTGTCCTGCGTAATGAAGAAGAGCTACGCAAGGAGGATCAAGCGCTGCTCCACCGTGCGATCGGTCATGGTGAGGCCACAAGAGGTAACGCTAGCGCCGATACCAGCGCCCCCAGCGCCGGTGAGAGAGACGGTCGCAGGGACGACGGCGACGACAGTGTACCACGACACCTGGTTCGACAACCTGGCCATCGGATACCTGTCCAGGCAACTTCAGGCTGCTTCTG GGTTAAAGAATGCAAAGCCTGGCTACGAGGGCTTGATAGAGGCCGCTGTGGCAATCTCCAGAGTCTTCAGGCTTGAAACACAGGGCGGAATTGTGGCCAAAGCTCTCGAACAAGCAATGCCAAGCTATATCGTCACAATG ATAAAGGTGATGATGCCGCCTTCAAAATTTTCCAGGGAGTATTTTGCTGCCTTCACCACGATATTCTTCCCTTGGCTCGTTGGACCGTGTGAG GTAAAGGAAtctgaagtcaatggaacaagagAGAAGAATGTGGTGTTTATCCCCAAATGCAG ATTTCTGGAAAGCACCAACTGTGTCGGTATGTGCACGAATCTTTGCAAGATTCCATCCCAGAAGTTTATGCAAGAATCGCTTGGAGTTTCTGTCTACATGTCACCCA ATTTTGAAGACATGAGCTGCGAGATGATCTTTGGACAGCAACCTCCTGAAGATGACCCAGCACTGAAGCAGCCCTGCTTCCGCACAAAAT GTATTGCAAAGCAGACCTATGGTGTGAATTGCTAG